In Flavobacterium sp. N3904, one DNA window encodes the following:
- a CDS encoding GNAT family N-acetyltransferase has product MIAKKILNDTFLIRIAKVEDTIQMEYVQSRCYPTLHESEILDRNHFANHIKVFPEGQIVVEKEGIIVASASTFRCDFPEHDSTFLEETDNLWITNVQIPNGDWMYGIDMGVLPEYRGLGLSKEMYKARNEVCAALGLKGQIIAGMTIGYGKVKDQMTIEEYCKKVMNNEIIDPTITPQRNAGFRWIRPLYNYINDPEAGFGSILMYRPVDENYYL; this is encoded by the coding sequence ATGATTGCTAAAAAGATTTTGAATGATACATTTTTAATAAGAATCGCAAAAGTTGAAGATACTATCCAAATGGAGTATGTACAATCTAGATGTTATCCTACGTTGCATGAATCGGAAATTTTGGATAGAAATCATTTTGCCAATCATATAAAAGTTTTTCCTGAGGGTCAAATTGTTGTAGAAAAAGAGGGAATTATTGTGGCTTCGGCCAGTACTTTTAGATGTGATTTTCCGGAACACGACAGTACTTTTCTGGAAGAAACAGATAATTTATGGATTACCAATGTGCAAATTCCAAACGGTGATTGGATGTACGGAATAGATATGGGAGTTTTGCCGGAATATAGAGGATTGGGACTTTCAAAAGAAATGTATAAAGCACGAAATGAGGTGTGTGCAGCACTCGGATTGAAAGGACAAATCATTGCAGGTATGACCATCGGTTATGGAAAAGTAAAAGACCAAATGACTATTGAAGAATATTGCAAAAAGGTTATGAACAACGAAATAATTGATCCAACAATTACACCGCAACGTAATGCTGGATTTCGATGGATTCGGCCTTTATACAATTATATCAATGATCCTGAAGCAGGGTTTGGAAGTATATTAATGTATAGGCCAGTCGACGAGAATTATTATTTATAG
- the gabT gene encoding 4-aminobutyrate--2-oxoglutarate transaminase gives MGTQIKKVSEIPGPKSKLILARRAAALPAGLGKSTEVVVEKAEGALVWDVDGNQLIDFAGGIGMVNLGHRPQVVIDAVKEQLDKYIHPGALVTTFEPYLEFAELLNEITPGDFPKKTLLANSGSEAVENAVAIARYYTKRPAVICFEGAYHGRTMLTLSLTSKYGLFKKGFGSYAQDIYRFHSPNVYRRPNSMTEEEYIDFCIERFDQNLISHVDPSAVAAIIIEPVQGEGGFIPVPKRFLEKIRKVCDEHGIVFIADEVQAGAGRTGKFLSIEHSGVVPDIVTMAKSIGSGLPISAITGKSEIMDAPHLGGIGGTYSGSPIAVVGALATVKEIIKPEFLDRATHVGKIITDRINAMKEKFEIIGEVRGLGAMLVVEFVKDRTTKEPDMDFAMAVIKKSVANGLILIRAGLYTNCIRFLPPIVITDEQLNEGLDVIEAAIQDVLNERG, from the coding sequence ATGGGAACTCAAATTAAAAAAGTATCAGAAATTCCAGGGCCAAAAAGCAAATTGATTTTAGCAAGGAGAGCGGCTGCTTTACCGGCTGGGCTTGGAAAATCTACCGAGGTGGTAGTTGAAAAAGCAGAAGGAGCATTGGTGTGGGACGTAGATGGAAATCAATTGATTGATTTTGCTGGCGGAATCGGAATGGTAAATTTGGGACACAGACCACAAGTGGTTATTGATGCCGTAAAAGAGCAATTGGACAAATACATTCATCCGGGAGCCCTTGTAACTACATTTGAACCTTATTTGGAATTTGCCGAATTGTTAAACGAAATTACGCCGGGTGATTTCCCGAAAAAGACGTTATTGGCAAATTCTGGTTCTGAAGCTGTTGAGAATGCAGTAGCCATTGCGAGATATTATACCAAAAGACCTGCCGTTATTTGTTTTGAAGGAGCCTATCACGGACGTACCATGCTTACCTTAAGTTTGACTAGTAAATATGGTTTATTCAAAAAAGGATTCGGCAGTTATGCACAAGATATTTATCGTTTTCACTCTCCAAATGTATATAGAAGACCAAATTCTATGACCGAGGAAGAATATATTGATTTTTGTATCGAACGTTTTGATCAAAATTTAATTTCTCATGTAGATCCATCTGCCGTTGCGGCTATTATTATTGAGCCAGTTCAAGGTGAAGGTGGATTTATTCCGGTACCAAAACGTTTCTTGGAAAAAATTAGAAAAGTGTGTGATGAACATGGAATAGTATTCATTGCCGATGAGGTTCAGGCAGGAGCGGGTAGAACTGGAAAATTTCTTTCTATAGAGCATTCAGGTGTAGTTCCGGATATTGTTACGATGGCAAAATCAATTGGATCTGGATTGCCAATTTCTGCTATTACTGGAAAATCCGAAATCATGGATGCACCACATTTAGGTGGAATTGGTGGGACGTATAGTGGAAGCCCAATTGCAGTTGTTGGAGCGCTTGCGACCGTGAAAGAAATCATCAAACCAGAATTTTTGGATCGTGCAACGCATGTTGGTAAAATCATTACCGACAGAATCAATGCCATGAAAGAGAAATTCGAAATAATTGGTGAAGTTCGCGGACTTGGAGCTATGCTTGTGGTTGAGTTTGTAAAAGACAGAACAACCAAAGAACCCGATATGGATTTTGCAATGGCGGTTATCAAAAAGTCGGTGGCTAATGGTTTGATTTTAATTAGAGCGGGATTGTATACCAACTGTATTCGTTTCTTGCCACCAATTGTAATTACTGACGAACAATTGAATGAAGGTCTTGATGTAATCGAAGCTGCTATTCAAGACGTATTGAACGAGAGAGGATAA